In one window of Gemmatimonadota bacterium DNA:
- the mdh gene encoding malate dehydrogenase, giving the protein MFSKITVVGAGNVGATAAQRVAEKHLARTVVMVDVVEGVPQGKGLDQWQSAPIEGFDSRVIGSSGYDAAAGSELFIVTAGIARKPGMSRDDLVKTNAGIVSSVAREIARVAPRSIIIVVSNPLDVMCYVAMQASGFPRERVIGMAGVLDTARYRAFLAEAMDVSVEDIQAMVLGGHGDTMVPLVSYTTVSGIPVTQLLAKDKLEAIVQRTRNGGAEIVNFLKTGSAYYAPSAAAVQMAEAIVLDKKRILPCAAWLTGEYGLRDVFCGVPCKLGRNGLEAIIEVTLTAEERSALHQSAAAVADTMKTVGGAS; this is encoded by the coding sequence ATGTTCAGCAAGATTACCGTCGTGGGCGCCGGCAACGTGGGCGCGACCGCCGCGCAGCGCGTGGCGGAGAAGCACCTGGCGCGCACCGTCGTGATGGTCGACGTGGTCGAGGGAGTGCCGCAGGGGAAGGGCCTCGACCAGTGGCAGTCGGCGCCGATCGAGGGCTTTGACAGCCGGGTCATCGGCAGCAGCGGCTACGACGCCGCGGCCGGCTCGGAGCTGTTCATCGTCACCGCGGGCATCGCCCGGAAGCCGGGCATGAGCCGGGACGACCTGGTCAAGACCAACGCCGGCATCGTGTCGTCGGTGGCCCGGGAGATCGCGCGGGTGGCGCCCCGGAGCATCATCATCGTGGTGTCCAACCCGCTCGACGTCATGTGCTACGTCGCCATGCAGGCCAGCGGCTTCCCGCGCGAGCGGGTGATCGGCATGGCGGGCGTGCTGGACACCGCGCGGTACCGCGCCTTCCTGGCGGAGGCGATGGACGTGTCGGTGGAGGACATCCAGGCCATGGTCCTCGGCGGCCACGGCGACACCATGGTCCCCCTGGTCTCCTACACCACGGTCTCGGGCATCCCCGTGACGCAGCTGCTGGCCAAGGACAAGCTCGAGGCGATCGTGCAGCGCACCCGGAATGGCGGCGCCGAGATCGTGAACTTCCTCAAGACCGGCTCCGCCTACTACGCGCCGAGCGCCGCGGCGGTGCAGATGGCGGAAGCGATCGTGCTGGACAAGAAGCGCATCCTGCCCTGCGCGGCGTGGCTCACCGGGGAGTACGGCCTGCGCGACGTCTTCTGCGGGGTGCCCTGCAAGCTCGGGCGGAACGGGCTGGAGGCCATCATCGAGGTGACCCTCACGGCGGAGGAGCGGAGCGCGCTCCACCAGAGCGCCGCCGCGGTGGCGGACACGATGAAGACCGTGGGCGGGGCGAGCTGA
- a CDS encoding succinate dehydrogenase cytochrome b subunit: MDRFRVYFRSTVGRKAIMGITGTILALFAVQHVLGNLLIYQSSINLNRYALFLKDKPGILWPARIVLLVSVLLHIVTALQLILRSRAARPVPYARQVPQASTLAGRTIRFSGAFLLFFIVFHILHLTTGTILPETHLPMDVFGNVVRGFRVWWVSAIYLVAMICLALHLYHGLWASPRTLGLEPPYAPKHQPLPQIVALLVWLGFTSIPVAVLLGYLHQ, from the coding sequence ATGGATCGCTTCAGGGTCTACTTCCGCTCCACGGTGGGCCGGAAGGCCATCATGGGGATCACCGGCACGATCCTGGCGCTCTTCGCCGTCCAGCATGTCCTGGGCAACCTGCTCATCTACCAGAGCTCGATCAACCTCAACCGGTATGCGCTGTTCCTCAAGGACAAGCCGGGCATCCTGTGGCCGGCGCGCATCGTGCTCCTCGTCTCGGTGCTGCTGCACATCGTCACCGCGCTGCAGCTCATCCTGCGCAGCCGCGCCGCACGCCCCGTTCCCTACGCGCGGCAGGTGCCGCAGGCCTCGACCCTCGCGGGGCGGACCATCCGGTTCAGCGGCGCCTTCCTGCTCTTCTTCATCGTGTTCCACATCCTGCACCTGACCACCGGCACGATCCTGCCCGAGACCCACCTGCCGATGGACGTGTTCGGCAACGTGGTGCGCGGCTTCCGGGTCTGGTGGGTGAGCGCCATCTACCTCGTGGCCATGATCTGCCTGGCGCTCCACCTGTACCACGGGTTGTGGGCCAGCCCGCGCACCCTCGGCCTCGAACCGCCCTACGCCCCCAAGCACCAGCCGCTGCCGCAGATCGTCGCGCTGCTGGTGTGGCTCGGGTTCACCTCCATCCCGGTGGCCGTGCTCCTCGGCTACCTGCACCAGTAG